Proteins encoded together in one Hevea brasiliensis isolate MT/VB/25A 57/8 chromosome 16, ASM3005281v1, whole genome shotgun sequence window:
- the LOC131174779 gene encoding pentatricopeptide repeat-containing protein At5g10690-like, whose protein sequence is MNAVMEACVCCYDINSVLRIFCEMLKPESCGVDGITYGTLLKGLGDARRINEAFQILGPWNKVLFSPKTIEYVFCVTITIIGLTSICLACSVVV, encoded by the exons ATGAATGCAGTGATGGAGGCCTGTGTTTGCTGCTACGATATTAATTCAGTTCTTCGAATATTTTGTGAGATGTTGAAGCCGGAAAGTTGTGGCGTTGATGGGATCACATATGGTACACTATTGAAG GGTTTGGGAGATGCTCGAAGAATCAATGAAGCATTTCAAATACTTGGTCCCTGGAACAAGGTTTTGTTTTCCCCCAAAACAATAGAATATGTTTTTTGCGTTACCATTACTATCATTGGGCTTACTTCTATTTGCCTTGCTTGCTCTGTTGTAGTGTAG
- the LOC131174570 gene encoding probable mannitol dehydrogenase: MVAKLPEEEHPKQAFGWAARDESGVLSPFNFSRRATGEKDVCFKVLYCGMCHSDLHMVKNEWGTSTYPLVPGHEIVGVVTEVGSKVEKFKVGDKVGVGCIVGSCHSCHNCTNNLENYCAETILTYGAKYYDGTITYGGYSDIMVADEHFIVRIPDTLPLDSTAPLLCAGITVYSPLKYYGLDKPGMHVGVVGLGGLGHMAVKFAKGMGVKVTVISTSPSKKQEAVEHLGADSFLVSRDQDQMKATMGTMDGIIDTVSATHPLVPLIGLLKTNGKLILVGAPEKPLELAAFPLLMGRKMVGGSGIGGMEETQEMINFAAKHNITADIEVIPIEYVNTAMERMLKADVRYRFVIDISNTIKSTH; encoded by the exons ATGGTCGCCAAATTGCCAGAAGAAGAGCATCCCAAACAGGCATTCGGATGGGCTGCAAGAGACGAATCTGGTGTCCTTTCTCCCTTCAACTTCTCCAGGAG GGCAACAGGAGAGAAAGACGTTTGTTTCAAGGTTCTTTACTGTGGAATGTGCCACTCGGACCTTCACATGGTCAAGAATGAATGGGGCACTTCCACTTACCCTCTTGTCCCTGG ACATGAGATTGTGGGAGTGGTGACAGAGGTTGGCAGCAAAGTGGAAAAATTCAAGGTGGGAGATAAAGTTGGTGTGGGCTGCATTGTGGGATCATGCCACTCCTGCCATAACTGCACGAACAATCTTGAAAATTACTGCGCAGAAACGATACTCACCTATGGTGCGAAGTACTATGACGGAACCATCACTTACGGCGGGTACTCTGACATCATGGTTGCCGATGAGCACTTCATCGTTCGTATTCCAGATACCTTGCCTCTTGATTCTACTGCTCCTCTCCTTTGTGCTGGAATCACGGTGTACAGCCCCTTAAAATATTATGGACTTGACAAGCCCGGCATGCATGTGGGCGTAGTTGGCCTCGGTGGGCTAGGTCATATGGCAGTGAAATTTGCCAAGGGTATGGGGGTTAAGGTGACTGTGATTAGCACCTCACCTAGCAAGAAACAGGAGGCTGTTGAACATCTTGGTGCTGATTCATTTTTGGTTAGCCGTGACCAAGATCAAATGAAG GCTACAATGGGCACAATGGATGGTATAATTGATACGGTGTCTGCAACGCACCCTCTAGTACCTTTGATTGGGCTATTGAAGACTAATGGAAAGCTGATTTTGGTTGGTGCTCCAGAGAAGCCACTTGAGCTAGCAGCCTTTCCTTTGTTAATGG GAAGGAAGATGGTGGGAGGTAGTGGCATTGGTGGAATGGAGGAAACACAAGAAATGATTAATTTTGCAGCCAAACACAACATAACAGCAGACATTGAAGTCATCCCAATTGAGTATGTGAACACTGCTATGGAACGCATGTTGAAAGCTGATGTTAGATATCGATTTGTTATTGATATTAGCAACACAATCAAGTCTACCCACTGA